A window of the Luoshenia tenuis genome harbors these coding sequences:
- a CDS encoding L7Ae/L30e/S12e/Gadd45 family ribosomal protein — MNCKGQKIGGAIGLAARAGKAPSGEVAVEAALKGNKAFCLLVDATAAANAQKQYAQAAKFRGIPCYILEDFDLGQAIGKPGRIVLAVTDAAFAKMIADKLMP, encoded by the coding sequence GTGAACTGTAAGGGCCAAAAGATTGGCGGCGCCATCGGCCTGGCCGCGCGCGCGGGCAAAGCGCCCAGCGGCGAGGTAGCGGTAGAGGCGGCGCTGAAGGGGAATAAGGCTTTCTGCCTGCTGGTAGATGCTACTGCGGCGGCCAATGCGCAAAAGCAATACGCGCAGGCGGCCAAATTCCGTGGGATTCCCTGCTATATTTTAGAAGATTTCGACCTGGGGCAGGCCATTGGCAAGCCCGGGCGTATCGTTTTGGCGGTGACGGACGCCGCATTCGCAAAGATGATTGCGGATAAATTAATGCCGTAA
- a CDS encoding ribosome maturation factor RimP, whose amino-acid sequence MPSKIESQIEGRVLPIAQEMKMDLVDVELRKEGQARFMRIFVDMPGGVDLDHCQEFHMRIRDLFDDIDYDYLEVSSPGDRPLKRDVDFVRMAGSPVQVRLYKALDGQKAFEGELVGRTQEDVVILIDGKERRFDRKIVAAVKPVFEMI is encoded by the coding sequence ATGCCCAGTAAAATTGAATCCCAGATCGAAGGGCGGGTGTTGCCCATCGCGCAGGAGATGAAGATGGACCTGGTGGATGTGGAGCTGCGCAAAGAGGGGCAGGCCCGTTTTATGCGTATCTTTGTGGATATGCCCGGCGGGGTTGATTTGGATCATTGCCAGGAGTTTCACATGCGCATCCGGGATTTGTTTGACGATATCGACTACGATTACCTGGAGGTCTCCTCGCCGGGAGATCGGCCGCTCAAAAGGGATGTGGACTTTGTACGCATGGCCGGCAGCCCTGTGCAGGTGCGCCTTTATAAAGCGCTAGATGGGCAAAAGGCCTTTGAGGGCGAGCTCGTAGGCCGCACCCAGGAGGATGTAGTGATTTTAATTGATGGAAAGGAACGCCGTTTTGATCGCAAGATCGTCGCCGCGGTCAAACCGGTATTTGAAATGATTTAA
- a CDS encoding polyribonucleotide nucleotidyltransferase, whose amino-acid sequence MNQKVYEMELAGRKLSIETGRLAMQAGGSVLVRCGDTVVLVCATCSEKPREGIDFFPLSVDYEEKLYAVGKIPGGFIKREGKPTEKAILTSRLIDRPIRPLFPKGFRNDVHIVATTLSVDTEIPPDSYAMIGSSIALCLSDIPFAGPTGSVVVGLVDGEYVINPNSEQREKSRMHLVVSGTKDAIMMVEAGAKVVSEEEMLKGILFGHEAIKEIVAFQEKIIAECGKPKREFVEPKPDPEMEAEVRAYAQDKVVWSLDTFDRDELRARERQVEQEVQEAFAEKYPEAAGQISDILYGMTKAVMRGKIIKDGVRPDGRSVTQVRPIWCETGFLPRTHGSAIFTRGLTQVVTVATLGAVGDMQKLDGLDEEETRRYMHHYNMPPYSVGETKPMRGPGRREIGHGALAARALEPVIPDEADFPYAIRLVSEVISSNGSTSQASVCGSTLALMDAGVPIKAPVAGVAMGLMQEPETGKIVILTDIQGLEDFMGDMDFKVAGTAEGITAIQMDMKIKGIGEEILRGALAQAREGRLHILGEMLKVLPAPKAELSPYAPKIVMFSINPEKIGEVVGPRGKTINKIIAETGVKIDIEDDGSVFISTNDADAAKQARKMIEAITKEIEVGQVYRGTVVRLMNFGAFVELLPGKDGMVHISKLADHRVEKVEDEVKVGDEVIVKVIEIDDKGRVNLIRRGITEADLPAEE is encoded by the coding sequence ATGAATCAAAAGGTCTATGAAATGGAACTGGCGGGCCGCAAGCTCAGCATTGAGACCGGCCGGCTGGCAATGCAGGCAGGCGGCTCCGTACTGGTACGCTGTGGCGATACGGTGGTACTGGTTTGCGCTACCTGTTCGGAAAAGCCGCGCGAGGGGATCGATTTCTTCCCGCTCAGCGTGGACTATGAGGAAAAACTTTACGCGGTGGGCAAGATCCCCGGCGGGTTCATCAAACGGGAAGGCAAGCCCACCGAAAAGGCGATTCTGACCTCTCGGCTGATCGACCGGCCGATTCGCCCGCTGTTCCCCAAAGGGTTCCGTAACGATGTGCATATCGTGGCGACCACGCTGTCCGTGGATACCGAGATCCCGCCGGACAGCTACGCCATGATCGGCTCGTCCATCGCCCTTTGCCTGTCGGATATTCCCTTTGCCGGGCCCACGGGCTCGGTCGTAGTCGGCTTGGTGGATGGGGAATATGTGATTAACCCCAATAGCGAGCAGCGCGAAAAGAGCCGCATGCACTTGGTAGTTTCCGGCACGAAGGACGCCATCATGATGGTGGAGGCCGGTGCCAAGGTGGTCAGCGAGGAGGAGATGCTCAAGGGCATCCTCTTTGGGCATGAAGCCATCAAGGAGATCGTCGCCTTCCAGGAGAAGATCATCGCCGAGTGCGGTAAGCCCAAACGCGAGTTTGTAGAGCCCAAGCCCGACCCGGAGATGGAGGCTGAAGTGCGCGCCTACGCCCAGGATAAGGTGGTCTGGAGCCTGGATACCTTTGACCGGGATGAGCTGCGCGCCCGCGAGCGCCAGGTGGAGCAGGAGGTACAGGAGGCATTTGCCGAGAAGTACCCCGAGGCCGCCGGGCAGATTTCCGATATCCTTTACGGCATGACCAAAGCGGTCATGCGCGGCAAGATCATTAAAGACGGAGTGCGTCCGGATGGGCGCAGCGTTACGCAGGTGCGCCCCATCTGGTGTGAGACCGGCTTTTTGCCCCGCACCCATGGCTCGGCCATCTTTACCCGCGGCCTCACCCAGGTTGTGACCGTGGCCACCCTTGGCGCGGTAGGCGATATGCAGAAGCTGGACGGGTTGGACGAGGAAGAGACCCGGCGCTATATGCATCACTATAATATGCCGCCTTACAGCGTAGGCGAGACCAAGCCCATGCGCGGCCCCGGCCGGCGTGAGATTGGCCACGGTGCGCTTGCGGCCCGTGCGCTGGAACCGGTTATTCCAGACGAGGCGGATTTCCCGTATGCCATTCGTCTGGTATCCGAGGTCATCAGCTCCAACGGCTCGACCTCGCAGGCCAGCGTGTGCGGTTCTACCCTGGCGCTGATGGATGCGGGCGTTCCCATTAAAGCGCCGGTAGCCGGCGTTGCCATGGGGCTTATGCAGGAGCCGGAGACCGGTAAGATCGTGATCCTGACGGATATCCAGGGTCTGGAAGACTTTATGGGTGATATGGACTTTAAGGTAGCCGGTACGGCAGAGGGCATTACCGCCATCCAGATGGATATGAAGATCAAGGGCATCGGCGAGGAGATCCTGCGCGGCGCGCTGGCCCAAGCCCGCGAAGGCCGCCTGCACATTCTGGGCGAGATGCTCAAAGTGCTGCCCGCCCCCAAGGCGGAGCTCAGCCCCTATGCGCCCAAGATCGTCATGTTCTCCATCAATCCCGAGAAGATCGGCGAGGTGGTGGGTCCCCGCGGCAAGACCATCAACAAGATCATTGCCGAGACCGGCGTGAAGATCGACATCGAGGACGATGGCAGCGTGTTCATCTCCACCAACGATGCGGACGCGGCCAAACAGGCCCGCAAGATGATCGAGGCCATCACCAAGGAGATCGAGGTGGGCCAGGTCTACCGCGGCACGGTGGTGCGGCTGATGAACTTCGGCGCGTTTGTAGAGCTGCTGCCGGGTAAAGATGGTATGGTGCACATCTCCAAGCTGGCCGACCACCGGGTCGAAAAGGTGGAGGACGAGGTCAAGGTCGGCGATGAGGTGATCGTCAAGGTCATCGAGATCGACGATAAGGGCCGGGTGAACCTGATCCGCCGCGGCATTACCGAGGCTGACCTGCCGGCAGAGGAATAA
- the rbfA gene encoding 30S ribosome-binding factor RbfA — protein MAYVRTDRVAEDIKKELSEMMRLRLRDPRLSEMASIVSVELARDFSHATVRVSVMGDETAQKDSIKALESAAGFMRRELGKRLHIHHTPQLHFELDTSIEYGVKIAKILRDLDVKPETEEENADEE, from the coding sequence GTGGCCTACGTAAGAACTGACCGCGTGGCGGAGGATATTAAAAAAGAATTGAGCGAAATGATGCGCCTGCGCCTGCGCGACCCGCGTTTGAGCGAGATGGCCAGCATCGTTTCGGTAGAACTGGCGAGGGACTTTTCCCATGCTACGGTACGCGTCAGCGTCATGGGGGATGAGACGGCCCAGAAGGACTCCATCAAGGCGCTGGAGAGCGCGGCGGGCTTTATGCGCAGGGAGCTGGGCAAGCGGCTGCATATCCACCATACGCCGCAGCTGCACTTTGAGTTGGATACATCTATTGAATATGGCGTAAAGATCGCTAAAATATTGCGTGACCTGGATGTCAAACCTGAAACTGAGGAAGAGAACGCGGATGAAGAATGA
- a CDS encoding DHH family phosphoesterase, protein MKNEPLEALAAKIHAAGRVALLCHVSPDCDTLGSSLALAEAIRMAGKQAVVFSADKLTDKQMILCGAQEVVQYNPHDPGYDLGVLVDCSHPGRVGDSAQVLDKCEEVTYLDHHVPEESGEVMSGWRDVKASSAGEMMCALIHHMGVGFTSSIAANLYMAISTDTGHFSYSNTTAQTHRAAAELLEAGADSARLTEWLYRRTTVGYTRLLAQVLSTLELLHHNKVALLSCAYSWLEACGAQEGETEGMIDYARDIQGVEIAAILKEGPDGVVRVSLRSKRRVDVQKIAASYGGGGHVRAAGCTLKMPLDQAKEEMKHALCQALEM, encoded by the coding sequence ATGAAGAATGAACCGTTAGAAGCGCTGGCCGCTAAGATCCATGCAGCCGGGCGGGTCGCCCTGCTGTGCCATGTCTCGCCGGATTGCGATACTCTGGGTTCTAGCCTGGCGCTGGCCGAGGCAATTCGCATGGCCGGCAAGCAGGCTGTGGTTTTTAGCGCGGATAAGCTGACCGACAAGCAGATGATACTGTGCGGGGCGCAGGAAGTGGTGCAGTATAATCCTCACGATCCGGGTTATGACCTGGGGGTTTTGGTGGACTGCTCCCATCCCGGCCGAGTGGGCGATAGCGCCCAGGTGCTGGATAAGTGCGAAGAAGTGACGTATCTGGATCATCATGTGCCGGAAGAGTCCGGCGAGGTGATGAGCGGGTGGCGGGATGTTAAGGCCTCGTCTGCGGGCGAGATGATGTGTGCCCTTATCCATCATATGGGAGTTGGCTTTACCAGTTCCATCGCCGCCAATCTCTATATGGCGATCTCTACGGATACGGGCCACTTTTCGTATAGCAATACCACGGCGCAGACGCACCGGGCCGCGGCGGAATTGCTGGAGGCGGGCGCGGACAGCGCGCGGTTGACCGAGTGGCTTTACCGCAGGACGACGGTGGGCTATACCCGGCTGCTTGCGCAAGTGCTTTCCACGCTGGAATTATTGCACCATAATAAAGTGGCGCTGCTCAGCTGTGCGTACAGTTGGCTGGAGGCCTGCGGCGCCCAGGAGGGCGAAACAGAGGGTATGATCGACTATGCCCGGGATATCCAGGGGGTGGAGATCGCGGCGATCTTAAAGGAAGGCCCGGATGGCGTGGTGCGCGTCAGCCTGCGCTCCAAACGCCGGGTGGACGTGCAGAAAATCGCGGCATCTTACGGCGGGGGCGGGCATGTACGCGCCGCGGGCTGTACGCTTAAGATGCCCCTTGATCAAGCGAAAGAAGAGATGAAACACGCGCTTTGTCAGGCGCTGGAGATGTAA
- the nusA gene encoding transcription termination factor NusA yields MNNEFLEAIEIIARDRGISREVLIETIESALVSAYKRNFGSSHNVSVNIDRESGDVRVFAIKNVVEQVEDDTLEVGLEEARKINRAYEPGDLVEFEVTPKSFGRIAAQTAKQVVMQRIREAERGMIFDEYIEKENEVLTAIVQRIEKKNVYVELGKAEGVLLPSEHMPGEEYQINDRLKVYVVEVKKTNKGPQVMVSRTHPGLVKRLFELEVPEIHSGVVQIKSISREAGSRTKMAVYSSDEAIDPVGACVGQRGTRVERIVEELKGEKIDIIKWNADPIDYIANSLSPARVIMVQVLEDEHAARVIVPDSQLSLAIGKEGQNARLAAKLTGWKIDIKSQSQAQALLMAEDAGEEVVWEDEPLENFEFTDAEE; encoded by the coding sequence ATGAATAACGAATTTTTAGAGGCGATCGAGATCATCGCGCGGGATCGGGGCATCAGCCGCGAGGTATTGATCGAGACCATCGAGTCGGCGTTGGTCTCCGCCTATAAGCGCAACTTTGGCTCTTCGCACAACGTCAGCGTCAATATCGATCGGGAAAGCGGAGATGTGCGGGTATTCGCCATTAAAAACGTGGTGGAGCAGGTAGAGGACGATACGCTGGAGGTAGGCCTGGAGGAGGCGCGCAAGATCAACCGGGCGTACGAGCCGGGGGATCTTGTGGAGTTTGAGGTCACGCCCAAGTCCTTTGGCCGCATCGCGGCGCAGACGGCCAAGCAGGTGGTGATGCAGCGCATCCGCGAGGCGGAGCGGGGCATGATCTTTGACGAGTATATCGAGAAGGAAAACGAGGTTTTGACGGCTATCGTCCAGCGAATCGAGAAAAAGAACGTGTATGTGGAGCTGGGCAAGGCCGAGGGCGTGCTGCTGCCCAGCGAGCATATGCCCGGTGAGGAATACCAGATCAACGACCGCCTCAAGGTCTATGTGGTCGAGGTGAAAAAGACCAACAAGGGGCCGCAGGTCATGGTTTCGCGCACGCACCCCGGGCTGGTCAAGCGCTTGTTTGAACTGGAAGTACCGGAGATCCACAGCGGCGTGGTGCAGATCAAGAGCATCTCGCGCGAGGCGGGCTCCCGCACAAAAATGGCGGTCTACTCCTCGGATGAGGCCATCGATCCGGTGGGCGCCTGCGTGGGGCAGCGTGGCACGCGGGTAGAGCGTATTGTTGAAGAGCTTAAGGGCGAGAAGATCGACATCATCAAATGGAATGCCGATCCGATCGATTATATCGCCAACTCCCTGAGCCCGGCGCGGGTAATCATGGTCCAGGTGCTGGAAGACGAGCACGCGGCCCGGGTCATCGTACCGGACAGCCAGCTTTCACTGGCCATCGGCAAGGAGGGGCAAAATGCCCGCCTGGCCGCCAAGCTGACGGGCTGGAAGATCGATATCAAGAGCCAGAGCCAGGCGCAGGCCCTGCTGATGGCGGAGGACGCCGGGGAGGAAGTCGTCTGGGAGGACGAGCCGCTGGAGAATTTTGAGTTTACGGACGCGGAGGAATAA
- the rpsO gene encoding 30S ribosomal protein S15 — protein sequence MDKNQKTEIIKAYERHEGDTGSPEVQVAILTERINHLNEHLKVNKKDHHSRRGLLKMVGQRRSMLNYLKGKDIERYRTLIAQLGLRK from the coding sequence ATGGACAAGAATCAGAAGACCGAGATTATCAAAGCTTATGAGCGCCACGAGGGTGACACGGGTTCTCCGGAGGTACAGGTAGCCATCCTGACCGAGCGTATCAACCACTTGAACGAGCACCTCAAGGTGAACAAGAAGGACCATCACTCGCGCCGCGGCCTGCTGAAAATGGTCGGCCAGCGCCGTAGCATGCTTAACTACTTGAAGGGCAAGGACATCGAGCGCTATCGTACGCTGATCGCGCAGTTAGGCTTGCGTAAATAA
- the truB gene encoding tRNA pseudouridine(55) synthase TruB: protein MDGVINLLKPAGMTSSDAVMALRRLLGVRKIGHTGTLDPDAAGVLPVCIGKATRLFDYLMEHDKVYIGEVTLGAQTDTQDAAGQIVAQTGGRLPCGQFKALLPRFLGEIEQRPSAYSAIKIGGKRAYDLARKGAVVEIPSRRVRIDQIELLRCWEDRRYLLRVACSRGTYIRTLAADLGTAAGCGAYLSFLLRTRSGRFCIEDAVTLEEVDAAVKNGSMEDILLPMDYGVANFPAAVVAPKWKRRLQSGAKIDPAWLERPIENAATVRVYCDGEFYGMARPDTGKEKLWRFGAMLWSGGGEACV, encoded by the coding sequence ATGGATGGCGTCATTAACCTTTTAAAACCGGCAGGGATGACCTCGAGCGACGCGGTAATGGCCCTGCGCAGGCTATTGGGCGTACGCAAGATTGGCCACACAGGCACGCTGGATCCCGATGCCGCGGGGGTATTGCCGGTTTGTATCGGCAAGGCCACGCGGCTTTTTGATTACTTGATGGAGCACGACAAGGTCTATATCGGCGAGGTGACCCTGGGCGCGCAGACCGATACGCAGGATGCGGCGGGGCAGATCGTGGCCCAAACAGGCGGCAGGCTGCCCTGCGGGCAGTTTAAGGCGTTGCTGCCCCGGTTTCTGGGCGAGATCGAGCAACGGCCCAGCGCCTATTCCGCCATTAAGATCGGCGGGAAACGCGCCTACGACCTGGCGCGCAAGGGCGCGGTGGTGGAGATACCCAGCCGCAGGGTGCGGATCGATCAGATCGAACTGCTGCGCTGCTGGGAAGACCGGCGGTATCTGCTGCGCGTGGCTTGCTCGCGGGGGACTTATATCCGTACCTTGGCGGCCGATCTGGGTACGGCGGCCGGCTGCGGGGCGTATCTTTCCTTTTTGCTGCGTACCCGCAGCGGACGATTTTGTATCGAGGATGCGGTGACGCTGGAAGAAGTGGACGCTGCGGTAAAGAACGGAAGCATGGAAGATATTCTCCTGCCAATGGATTACGGCGTCGCAAATTTCCCGGCGGCAGTGGTGGCGCCTAAGTGGAAGCGCAGGCTGCAAAGCGGCGCGAAGATCGACCCGGCGTGGCTGGAACGGCCCATAGAAAATGCAGCTACCGTACGGGTGTACTGTGACGGTGAATTTTACGGCATGGCCCGGCCGGATACGGGCAAAGAGAAGCTTTGGCGCTTTGGCGCCATGCTGTGGAGCGGAGGTGGAGAAGCATGCGTTTGA
- the infB gene encoding translation initiation factor IF-2 produces MSKTNILEMTRALAESAKKAQAQVHDTQKRVQAHVQVIRRMEEALADRERSDAVEQERLQREQRVADMRRAVLESTPEVEEKAPVTETAEKAEAPKVQEAPKAQEPKEEAPAAPQQVRPAQTAAPAQNAPRAAAQQQGERRPYGGQGQQGDRRPYNQGQQGNRPPYNRQGGAPQGERRPYGGQGQQGDRRPYGGQGQQGDRRPYSQGQQGNRPPYNRQGGAPQGERRPYGGQGQQGNRPPFRQGGAGPQRPGGFNRPAPRAAIETPAVEKERVSNYDPNKSNYNRNYDNDRKAKPRKGIVEKGAVMRDDERVRGRRKPKKQAPAHVIEPIKIEHAVITTEMVPIKTLAEKIGKPAGDIIKKLFLIGIMATINQEIDFDTAQLVASEYNITLEQKLEKTYEEVLADDDREDDQEELQPRPPVVTIMGHVDHGKTSLLDAIRSANVTATEAGGITQHIGAYSIKAAGATITFLDTPGHEAFTSMRARGAQVTDIAILVVAADDGVMPQTIEAINHAKAADVPIIVAINKIDKPGANPQRVMEELTQQGLVSEDWGGDTIMVPVSAKTQEGLEKLMEMILLVAEVQELKANPDRKAKGAIIEAKLDRGRGPVATVLVQNGTLRVGDTIVAGVAYGRVRAMINDKGQRVEAAYPSDPVEVLGFSEVPEAGDVLNAVEEDKLSRQVAEERRDKIKAQQAKSMAKVSLDDLFNQIAEGQVKDLNIIVKADVQGSVEAVRQALEKLSNDEVRVRVIHGAAGAITETDIMLASVSNAIIIGFNVRADANAAAAAEAENVDLRFYRVIYNAIEDVEKAMKGLLAPVFKEVVIGHAQVRSTFKVSGVGTVAGCYVTDGNIRRNAEVRLTRDNIVIYEGKIDSLKRFKDDAKEVATGFECGIGLENFNDVKENDVIEAFIQEQVEPA; encoded by the coding sequence ATGAGCAAAACAAACATCCTGGAGATGACCCGTGCACTGGCGGAAAGTGCAAAGAAAGCACAGGCGCAGGTACACGATACTCAAAAGCGCGTGCAAGCGCACGTGCAGGTCATCCGTAGAATGGAGGAGGCGCTGGCGGACCGCGAACGCAGCGACGCTGTGGAGCAGGAACGCCTGCAGCGCGAGCAGCGCGTGGCCGATATGCGGCGCGCGGTGTTGGAATCCACCCCGGAAGTGGAGGAAAAAGCGCCTGTAACCGAAACGGCGGAAAAGGCCGAGGCGCCCAAAGTGCAGGAAGCGCCCAAGGCACAAGAGCCTAAAGAGGAGGCTCCGGCGGCCCCGCAGCAGGTACGGCCTGCGCAGACGGCAGCCCCGGCGCAAAATGCGCCCCGCGCGGCTGCGCAGCAACAGGGCGAGCGTCGTCCGTACGGCGGCCAGGGACAGCAGGGAGACCGGCGGCCTTATAATCAGGGTCAGCAAGGCAATCGTCCGCCGTACAACCGGCAGGGCGGCGCGCCTCAGGGCGAGCGTCGTCCCTATGGTGGCCAAGGCCAGCAGGGCGACCGTCGTCCCTACGGCGGTCAGGGGCAGCAGGGAGACCGGCGGCCTTATAGTCAAGGCCAGCAAGGCAATCGTCCGCCATACAACCGGCAGGGCGGCGCGCCTCAGGGCGAGCGTCGTCCCTATGGCGGCCAGGGGCAGCAGGGTAACCGTCCGCCCTTTAGGCAGGGCGGGGCGGGCCCGCAGCGTCCCGGCGGATTTAACCGCCCGGCGCCGCGCGCAGCCATTGAGACCCCTGCGGTGGAGAAGGAGCGCGTAAGCAATTACGATCCGAATAAGAGCAACTATAACCGCAATTACGATAACGACCGCAAGGCCAAGCCGCGCAAGGGCATTGTGGAGAAGGGCGCGGTCATGCGGGATGATGAGCGCGTGCGCGGACGGCGCAAACCGAAAAAGCAGGCGCCTGCGCATGTGATCGAGCCCATTAAGATTGAGCATGCGGTGATCACAACGGAGATGGTGCCGATCAAGACCCTGGCGGAGAAGATCGGCAAACCGGCCGGAGATATCATTAAAAAATTGTTCCTGATCGGGATCATGGCGACCATTAATCAGGAAATCGATTTTGATACCGCGCAGCTGGTCGCATCCGAGTATAACATTACCTTGGAGCAGAAGCTGGAGAAGACCTATGAAGAGGTGCTGGCCGACGATGACCGCGAGGACGATCAGGAAGAATTGCAGCCCCGTCCCCCGGTGGTCACCATCATGGGCCACGTCGACCACGGTAAGACCTCTCTGCTGGACGCTATCCGTTCGGCCAACGTTACCGCGACGGAGGCAGGCGGCATTACCCAGCATATCGGCGCTTATTCCATCAAGGCGGCAGGCGCGACGATCACCTTCCTGGATACCCCGGGGCATGAGGCGTTTACCTCTATGCGTGCCCGCGGCGCCCAGGTGACGGATATTGCGATCCTGGTGGTAGCGGCGGACGACGGCGTGATGCCGCAGACCATCGAGGCCATCAATCATGCCAAAGCGGCGGATGTGCCGATCATCGTGGCGATCAATAAGATCGATAAACCCGGCGCCAATCCCCAGCGCGTGATGGAGGAACTGACCCAGCAGGGCCTGGTATCGGAGGACTGGGGCGGCGATACCATCATGGTTCCGGTCTCTGCCAAGACGCAGGAAGGCCTGGAAAAGCTGATGGAGATGATCCTGCTGGTGGCCGAGGTGCAAGAGCTCAAGGCCAACCCCGACCGCAAGGCCAAGGGTGCCATCATCGAGGCGAAGCTGGATCGCGGCCGCGGTCCGGTGGCCACCGTGCTGGTGCAAAACGGTACCCTGCGCGTGGGCGATACCATCGTGGCGGGCGTGGCCTATGGCCGCGTGCGCGCCATGATCAACGACAAGGGCCAGCGGGTAGAGGCGGCTTATCCCTCTGATCCTGTGGAGGTGCTGGGCTTTAGCGAAGTGCCTGAGGCTGGCGATGTGCTCAACGCCGTGGAGGAAGATAAACTCTCCCGCCAGGTAGCGGAGGAGCGCCGCGATAAGATCAAGGCACAGCAGGCTAAATCTATGGCCAAGGTCTCTCTGGACGATCTGTTCAACCAGATCGCCGAGGGCCAGGTCAAGGATCTGAACATTATCGTCAAGGCGGACGTGCAGGGCTCGGTTGAGGCTGTGCGCCAGGCGCTTGAAAAGCTGAGCAACGACGAGGTGCGCGTGCGCGTGATCCACGGCGCAGCCGGGGCGATCACCGAGACGGATATCATGCTGGCCTCGGTATCCAACGCCATTATCATCGGCTTTAACGTGCGCGCGGATGCCAATGCGGCCGCCGCCGCTGAGGCTGAGAATGTTGACCTGCGCTTCTACCGCGTGATTTATAATGCTATCGAGGATGTGGAGAAGGCCATGAAGGGCCTGCTCGCCCCCGTGTTTAAAGAGGTGGTCATCGGGCACGCTCAGGTACGCTCTACCTTTAAGGTCAGCGGCGTGGGCACGGTCGCCGGCTGCTATGTAACGGACGGCAATATCCGCCGCAATGCGGAGGTGCGCCTGACGCGGGACAACATCGTCATCTACGAGGGCAAGATCGATTCGCTCAAGCGCTTTAAGGACGACGCCAAAGAAGTGGCGACCGGCTTTGAGTGCGGTATCGGCCTTGAGAACTTTAACGATGTTAAAGAGAACGACGTGATCGAGGCCTTTATCCAGGAGCAGGTGGAGCCCGCATAA
- the rnpM gene encoding RNase P modulator RnpM, translating to MKTRKVPMRMCVGCREMKPKKELLRVVKSAEGDISFDRTGKQSGRGAYICASEACLQKAVKARMLERALDKKIDEALYDQLTRELLRREL from the coding sequence TTGAAGACCAGGAAGGTACCCATGCGCATGTGCGTAGGCTGCCGGGAGATGAAGCCTAAAAAGGAGCTGCTCCGGGTGGTCAAATCTGCCGAAGGCGATATCAGCTTTGACCGGACGGGGAAACAATCCGGCCGGGGGGCTTATATCTGCGCATCGGAGGCGTGCCTGCAAAAAGCCGTGAAAGCGCGTATGCTGGAGCGGGCGCTGGATAAGAAGATCGACGAGGCGCTTTACGACCAGCTGACAAGGGAGCTGTTGCGCCGTGAACTGTAA
- a CDS encoding bifunctional riboflavin kinase/FAD synthetase, with translation MRLMTRWTRDEAAAGCVLALGAFDGLHIGHRMLMAKAQRIARERGLTWGVFTFANHPSTVLTGENGKKRLMGNMERLSALRDMGCDFVIQLQFTPALAAMEAEDFIKHLAQCYNPSHLVVGFNYRFGHRGAGDYHTLKEAGKRYNFTADVVPPITLGGETVSSTLIRSCIDSGEMQKAGALLGRPYELRGEVVHGREIGRTMNLPTANIVPPPSRQLPPRGVYIAQVWTDGVWHTAVTNIGSNPTVAQQGALSVESHLLDYKGDLYGRLIRVRFIKKLRGEVKFSGVAQLKAQIEKDVRIARAWEGLKI, from the coding sequence ATGCGTTTGATGACGCGCTGGACGCGGGACGAGGCAGCTGCGGGCTGCGTTTTGGCCCTGGGCGCCTTTGACGGGCTGCACATCGGCCACCGTATGCTGATGGCCAAGGCCCAGCGGATCGCCCGGGAGCGTGGGCTTACGTGGGGCGTGTTCACCTTTGCTAACCACCCTTCCACCGTGTTGACCGGTGAAAATGGCAAAAAGCGCTTGATGGGCAATATGGAGCGCCTTTCCGCATTGCGGGACATGGGGTGTGACTTTGTCATTCAGCTGCAATTTACCCCGGCGCTGGCGGCGATGGAGGCAGAAGACTTTATTAAGCATTTAGCGCAGTGCTATAACCCCAGCCATTTGGTGGTCGGCTTCAATTATCGCTTTGGGCACCGGGGCGCGGGAGATTATCACACGTTGAAAGAGGCGGGAAAACGGTATAACTTTACCGCAGATGTGGTGCCGCCCATCACTTTGGGGGGCGAGACCGTGTCTTCTACCCTGATCCGTAGCTGTATCGACAGCGGAGAGATGCAAAAGGCAGGTGCGCTCTTGGGCCGGCCCTATGAGCTGCGGGGCGAAGTGGTGCACGGCAGGGAGATCGGGAGGACCATGAACCTGCCCACGGCCAATATCGTGCCGCCGCCCTCGCGGCAGCTGCCGCCGCGGGGCGTATATATTGCTCAGGTGTGGACGGATGGTGTTTGGCATACGGCGGTCACGAATATCGGCAGCAACCCCACGGTGGCGCAGCAGGGCGCCCTTTCGGTTGAAAGCCATCTGCTGGATTATAAAGGTGATCTTTATGGCCGCCTGATCCGGGTGCGCTTTATCAAAAAACTGCGCGGCGAGGTCAAATTCTCGGGCGTGGCGCAGCTCAAGGCGCAGATCGAAAAGGATGTTCGCATCGCCCGTGCCTGGGAAGGGCTGAAAATATAA